cgtcttcccccccccccctccccccttaccTATTCCTTTTTTCACATCCACTCAAAAGCGCGGTCGCATATCTCCATCTCTTATTAGCGAGCGTGAAAGGGACTGTCGCAAATAGTATGCTAAGTATTATACTACTACTgatactgctgctgctgctaataataataaataatataataataataataataataataataagatccTGATTGATTTCCTTAGACAACTGGTTGTTGCCTGGAACCAATAAAACCAGATTCTATCTGAGAttattagcaataataataataatacatttaatAAGGactgatttttgaggagaggggaaaaccagaatacatggagaaaaacctctcagggAAGAGTACAGAAcctacaaactcaacccacaagtGACACCAAGTCAGGAAGTCGAACCcaggccatattggtgggaggcaagtgctctcgccactgcaCCATTCCTGCTCCCCTGCGAATCACATGATTCAGTGCCAGGCCAAATGATTGACGTAAGTATTGATTGTGTTGCAGGGGGATGCCTGGATTTGTATGGAATTAATGACTACGTCATTTGATCAATGTTACAAGCATATTTATGGAGTCCTGCATCAAACCATACCAGAGGATATTTTGGGAATGACTTCACTAGCAGTAAGCCCACTTTcttatttttctcattttcagTCTATTGTAGCTACATTATTGTATAATTTGAGGTGGCTTGAAGGTGTTTTCCACAGGTACTGTAACAGTGGCAGATTTCAAATGGAAAAAGATTAAAACACTGTCAGTCTTGTCATGGAATCATTTTGTCATTATTTCTGTCTAAGCAGTTTAGTAGGCAGTTTGGCACCagaacctacatgtacatgtagtttaatgACTAACCTAACCTCAAagtctttaacttgcatttaaAAATGTCTAACATACatgtagagcggttttcaaatgagtgtcgtaaaaccaaaaccaaagtaattactttggccaatcaagaaggacggagacaatccagtaaaccaatgaaaactcgaagtaattacacgtagctgacacaaagcgcgagcCACCATTGgatttggtttcacttctgattggttgaaaatatggcgcgagaactttgaaccaatcactgagtgaagtaatcataaaccaaagtaattacctaattactttcgacactcaattgaaaaccgctctatatatAGTTTACCTTATAGTTTCCTTTTCTAGATTTTACTTTTCATATGTTTTAATAGGCCTAATgatgtatatacatgtaaggGTACTGTAAAAGTCCATGTATAAGCTGCACCCCAAATTTCGAAgcatcaattttgaaaaaaataaaagacaacAAAGTCTGAGCAGCATGACTGTTGTCAGGGTATTAAGGACAAATTCGCAAcacttccaaatcggcacccttaatcctcacggtattaacgaacgcttttcatttaactaatatattcctatttttcacgttgccatgttacaccaatagcgtagctcctactctactataaaaacttcacgtaacccataattcctcgattcgctctgacgaagggctaacgctcgaaacgtcagcttttagaatctctgtacggtggccaatttgcattatcaactccgttgatgaaaccaaatttttcaaatgacgggGAGTAACGACCTGATCGGATCGTAATGATCCGTCAAGATATTCGAAGCTGCCCCAGGAAGTTTGACTTCCGGCAGTAAAGcttatttcctttttaaacaTCACTACCCGACATCCGGTGAGTCGGGCCGTCAATAGCAAttgacgacccgactcagttcaagtatattggacatgtgtgCATTTGCCGGAGATAACATTTGTCACGTTTTTAACACTCTATTTCACTTGTCTGCGACAATGAGCTAATCCTCGGCCTCTCACTGTGCACTGtgatattgaaaaaaatatctttctCTGTATACAGGTTGTAAACGCACTTGATTACTTGAGAACTAATCTCAACATCATCCATAGAGGTCTTTGATCCTGGTATTTTGCACAAACAGTATCTCGCTGTTTACAAACAGACATCAAAGACTAAAACTGTgtatcttttcctttttcttttcagatgtGAAACCCTCCAATATTCTTTTGGATCTCCAGGGAAATATCAAATTGTGTGATTTTGGCATCAGTGGTCAACTTGTTGATTCTATTGCTAAGACAAGAGATGCTGGGTGCAAGCCTTATATGGCAGTAAGTTGTTTGATGGCACTAATGTATGCTGCATGCTGTGTTCGTGATCTATTGAGGTTACactcgctcgtcattttaatctccctaacctcTCCAAAAatcacatggctatctgcggcctttccctacatcaaggtacgacggaaagccgcaagaatctggaacaaaaattcatcttcaaaATCGGCACACtcaatccccacggtattaacgaacgcttttcatttaactaatttattcctattttttacgttgccatgttaccaccaatagcgtagctcctacgccactataaaaactacacacccataattcctcgattcgctctgacgaagggctaacgctcgaaacgtcaacttttagaatctcggtacggtggtcaatttacattatcaagtccgttgataaaaccaaatttttgctaTACGGGAGGtagtgagttcgactccggccagaccaactcTCGGGGTCTTAAAATAGCTGCGTAGAAAGTGCTGCTTTTTAAGTATTCTCGGAtgaggactataaaccataggccccgtctcaaAAATATCTTCCACGTTCATAAGATATTGAaactgtgggacgttaaagaacccgcacactattcgagaagagtaggggatgaagttccaggtgttgtggctgtcctttgtcaggggcacccaacgtcacttttcgaaaaatatctgttcggaagacgacttgagatctagaattttcggatcgtttgttgtaaaatttcttgcttgcctgcctgtcctaggattttcgaacatctaaaaaatggtataatcgcccattttaaacggatttttaccctaaaaaggtcacctagaatttttgggagccttttttcaggctgaaattttcgaaaatgtaaGCTTTGATCCcaataattttcggatcactagactttcagctaggaaatccgaacagatgaaacatttttagaggataaaatatgcctatatcttcCGTTTAAATACGAAAACATGTTTAACAAAGCGATGTTATGTGGTTtagaactatattctcgttgggtgcccctgctttgTGAGTGTATGCGTGGGTGAGTatggcaggtccacatcagttG
The genomic region above belongs to Montipora capricornis isolate CH-2021 chromosome 8, ASM3666992v2, whole genome shotgun sequence and contains:
- the LOC138060232 gene encoding dual specificity mitogen-activated protein kinase kinase 4-like, which encodes MELMTTSFDQCYKHIYGVLHQTIPEDILGMTSLAVVNALDYLRTNLNIIHRDVKPSNILLDLQGNIKLCDFGISGQLVDSIAKTRDAGCKPYMAPERIDPMSSRQGSYDIRSDVWSFGITLIELATGKFPYPKWKSVFEQLSQVVKGDPPRLANDVSKITQLPTRLLDKRCYQKAKICSSILLF